One Epinephelus lanceolatus isolate andai-2023 chromosome 17, ASM4190304v1, whole genome shotgun sequence genomic window carries:
- the LOC117248747 gene encoding beta-microseminoprotein — MPSLHVFICLLGLVVLCHSDCFFERLELKDLNNPPKACVDKDGKQHGFGSEWDRDCMACSCTEDGLSCCSKIPDANTVDIPEECELVVNKEVCSAKVVKKSDKTQECNPL; from the exons ATG CCTTCTCTCCATGTGTTCATTTGTCTGCTGGGACTGGTAGTCCTGTGTCACTCTGACTGCTTCTTTGAGAGGTTAGAGCTGAAAGATCTGAATAACCCTCCAAAAG CTTGTGTGGACAAAGATGGAAAGCAGCATGGGTTTGGCTCTGAATGGGACAGAGACTGCATGGCGTGCTCTTGTACGGAGGATGGCTTGAGCTGCTGTAGCAA GATCCCTGATGCAAACACAGTAGACATTCCTGAGGAGTGTGAGCTGGTGGTGAATAAGGAGGTCTGCTCTGCCAAGGTGGTGAAGAAGTCCGACAAAACACAAGAGTGTAACCCTCTCTAA
- the LOC117248669 gene encoding neuropeptide Y receptor type 4-2-like, which produces MSLSGNESQRSPSATALPLPFNSSTSPHSLPWEEGRITRDSVQEWLGNTTQLLSDLAVLGHDEQCPMSSLLTACLVVWYSMTMVLGLMGNIGLICIIARRREKVNVTGIFICNLSFSDILVCVFCLPFTVIYTLMDHWVFGSLLCRLVPFIQCMSVTVSVLSLVFIALERHQLIINPSGWKPSIPQAYMVVGLIWILACFTSSPFLAFQLLTSEPYANVILPESPLHHQASPQAYLNASPPQPVSYTYKNSSSLPNSYRTLFSYVPTSPHMEACLEHWPSQQHRLAYTTWLLLFQYCGPLLLVLLCYVRVFVRLRHRKDMLDRARTPESQCMSHSRRINIMLVALITAFALCWLPLTIFNVVSDWNQEALPICHHNLLFSLCHLLAMSSTCINPIIYGFLNSNFRQEVREVLLHCRCSPLEEECERFPMSTVHMEVSRTSVPLNCRSNSV; this is translated from the coding sequence ATGTCCCTGAGTGGGAACGAGAGCCAGCGTTCTCCGTCAGCGACAGCTCTGCCTTTGCCCTTCaacagctccacctctccacaTTCCCTGCCATGGGAGGAGGGAAGAATTACTCGTGATTCTGTGCAGGAGTGGCTGGGGAATACGACCCAGCTCCTCTCAGACCTCGCTGTTCTTGGGCACGATGAGCAGTGCCCTATGTCTTCCCTCCTCACAGCGTGTCTGGTCGTGTGGTACAGCATGACAATGGTGCTGGGGCTGATGGGGAACATCGGCCTCATCTGCATCATTGCCCGACgcagagaaaaagtcaatgTCACCGGCATTTTCATCTGCAACCTGTCATTCTCTGACATCCTGGTGTGTGTCTTCTGCCTCCCCTTCACTGTCATATACACACTAATGGACCACTGGGTTTTTGGGTCACTGTTATGCCGGCTGGTGCCGTTCATCCAGTGCATGTCtgtgactgtgtctgtgttgtctCTGGTGTTCATTGCTCTGGAAAGACATCAGCTCATCATTAACCCCTCTGGGTGGAAACCGAGCATTCCTCAGGCCTACATGGTCGTCGGTCTCATTTGGATTCTGGCCTGCTTCACCTCCTCCCCTTTCTTGGCCTTCCAGCTGCTCACAAGTGAGCCCTATGCCAATGTGATTCTGCCCGAGTCCCCGCTCCATCATCAAGCCTCTCCTCAGGCTTATCTCAATGCATCTCCACCTCAACCTGTTTCCTACACATACAAAAACTCATCCTCACTTCCAAATTCATACCGCACCCTTTTTTCTTATGTCCCCACCTCTCCACATATGGAGGCCTGTCTCGAGCACTGGCCCTCCCAGCAGCACAGGCTGGCTTACACCACATGGCTCCTGCTGTTCCAGTACTGTGGTCCACTGTTGTTGGTCCTGCTCTGTTATGTCAGGGTTTTTGTGCGCCTTCGCCACCGCAAAGACATGCTGGACCGTGCCAGGACCCCGGAGAGCCAGTGCATGAGCCACAGCCGTCGAATCAACATCATGCTGGTCGCACTCATAACAGCCTTTGCTCTTTGCTGGCTGCCGCTCACCATCTTCAACGTGGTGTCAGACTGGAACCAGGAGGCTCTGCCTATCTGCCACCACAACCTGCTGTTCTCCCTCTGCCACCTGCTGGCCATGTCCTCCACCTGCATCAACCCCATCATCTACGGCTTCCTCAACTCCAACTTTCGGCAGGAAGTGAGAGAGGTGCTCCTGCACTGCCGCTGTAGCCCGCTAGAGGAGGAGTGTGAGCGTTTCCCCATGTCCACTGTGCACATGGAAGTGTCCCGGACCTCTGTGCCTCTCAACTGCAGGAGCAACTCTGTTTGA